A region of Clostridium acetobutylicum ATCC 824 DNA encodes the following proteins:
- the recJ gene encoding single-stranded-DNA-specific exonuclease RecJ, whose translation MEKQWVNLNKKPTDLSIENILRNRGIKNLKHFLNPLPSDFIPLSKLKRIFEAAEIIIKGIKENKKFTIFYDCDLDGTAAGTIMRKYLLNFTPNVDIAYSIGKEHGLSSINLDNIIQNTDILIAVDSSTGNHKEQDYLKQNGVEVIIYDHHDEPNNQNVCIVNSQFEDYPNKQLSGAGVVWKGCLAIDSLMKTKYALNYVDLAAAGILADVMDVGESYMENRLIITMGFKHLVNVGLKTAIGTYDFNSTSILFSVAPLVNAAIRMRENKIAIDFLFEEEKKQSKKLLKKLKEIKEKQNKLVDISMINLEFQMKQNNSENKKVSFGFVENKGIAGVIATKVCSKFDKPAIVLSYPNPAKDFDKYIGSLRSNIDFKTIVNNTKLAKSQGHERAAGIEIKKENLEKLLDTLEQKLKNKEFKKVDKFDLLIKAEFLTLNLIKQIEKINRLTGKNFQPINVVLENVVPVDFTIMIKKHIKFNFRDIEFVYWNSIDKIQDFKTTCSGLYRSLSVMGIPQVSYFRGREKKQIMIQDYKDVKDNFEFLKGYTTGDIL comes from the coding sequence GTGGAAAAACAATGGGTAAATTTAAACAAAAAACCTACAGATTTATCAATAGAAAATATTTTGAGAAATAGAGGGATAAAAAATTTAAAACATTTTCTTAATCCATTACCTTCTGATTTCATTCCATTAAGTAAATTAAAAAGAATATTTGAAGCAGCAGAAATAATAATAAAAGGAATAAAAGAAAATAAGAAATTTACAATCTTCTATGATTGTGACTTAGATGGTACTGCCGCAGGAACAATTATGAGAAAATATTTGTTGAACTTTACACCTAATGTTGATATTGCTTATAGTATTGGAAAAGAACATGGTTTAAGCAGTATTAATTTAGATAATATTATCCAAAATACAGATATTTTAATTGCTGTAGACTCTAGTACAGGCAACCACAAGGAGCAAGATTATTTAAAACAAAATGGGGTTGAAGTTATAATATATGATCATCATGATGAGCCTAACAATCAGAATGTTTGTATTGTTAATAGTCAGTTTGAAGATTACCCAAATAAACAATTAAGTGGAGCAGGAGTAGTATGGAAAGGCTGTCTTGCTATAGATAGCCTAATGAAAACAAAATATGCTTTGAATTATGTTGATTTAGCAGCAGCAGGAATCTTAGCGGATGTAATGGATGTTGGTGAATCATATATGGAGAACAGGTTAATTATAACTATGGGGTTTAAGCACCTTGTTAATGTTGGATTAAAGACTGCTATAGGAACGTATGATTTTAATAGTACATCCATATTATTTTCTGTGGCACCGCTGGTAAATGCAGCTATAAGGATGAGAGAAAATAAAATAGCAATTGATTTTTTATTTGAAGAAGAAAAAAAACAGTCAAAAAAATTACTTAAAAAATTAAAAGAAATAAAGGAAAAGCAGAATAAGTTGGTTGATATATCTATGATCAATTTGGAATTTCAAATGAAGCAAAATAACTCCGAAAACAAAAAAGTATCTTTTGGATTTGTTGAGAATAAAGGCATAGCTGGAGTTATTGCTACAAAAGTTTGTAGTAAATTTGATAAGCCAGCAATAGTTTTAAGTTACCCAAATCCAGCAAAAGATTTTGATAAATATATAGGAAGTTTAAGGTCTAATATAGATTTTAAAACTATTGTAAATAATACAAAATTAGCAAAATCACAAGGGCATGAAAGAGCAGCAGGAATAGAAATAAAAAAAGAAAATTTAGAAAAATTGCTTGATACATTAGAACAAAAATTAAAAAATAAGGAGTTTAAAAAGGTAGATAAGTTTGACTTGTTAATAAAAGCAGAATTTTTAACATTAAATTTGATTAAGCAAATAGAGAAAATAAATAGGTTAACAGGTAAAAATTTTCAACCAATAAATGTGGTTTTGGAGAATGTTGTGCCAGTAGACTTTACCATAATGATAAAGAAGCATATAAAATTTAATTTTAGAGATATAGAGTTTGTATATTGGAATTCTATTGATAAAATACAAGACTTTAAGACTACTTGTAGCGGTTTGTATAGAAGTCTTAGTGTTATGGGAATACCTCAAGTCTCATATTTTAGAGGAAGAGAGAAAAAGCAAATTATGATACAAGATTATAAAGATGTTAAAGATAACTTCGAATTTTTAAAAGGATATACAACAGGAGATATATTATAA
- a CDS encoding toprim domain-containing protein, translating into MTAKELKELLTPEKIIKILEEVGCHNVRKDGNTIKAANPDGNNPTAICCYIDNDNLNCEDFTRAIFQQRRCRDIIALVEFLCKLSFSKAMRKITNILGLSYFYEPKQQKPSFLKFLDFVETGKKETEEDILKSFPENILNQFVKIPNRKWLDEGISEKTQKYWECFLDVISQRIIFPIREESAGEIVGVKGRLLDDELIDKNKYFPIYVYPKGKILFGAWQNEKYIKEKSEVIVVESEKSVIKLWGIGIKNVVAIGGKCISEVQAEKLLRMNVTITLALDKDVTEEEVYENIKKLMYPVKTVNIFIIKDEANLMKKEKESPCDNVDTWRILYSVYRKEVPVIEWKNNG; encoded by the coding sequence ATGACAGCAAAGGAATTAAAAGAATTATTAACTCCTGAAAAGATTATTAAAATTTTAGAAGAAGTGGGTTGCCATAATGTAAGAAAAGATGGCAATACAATTAAAGCGGCAAACCCAGATGGTAATAATCCAACTGCTATTTGCTGCTATATTGATAACGATAATTTGAATTGCGAAGATTTTACTCGTGCAATTTTTCAGCAGAGAAGATGTAGAGATATTATAGCTTTAGTTGAATTCTTATGTAAGTTATCTTTTTCAAAGGCTATGAGAAAGATAACTAATATTCTTGGTTTATCATACTTCTATGAACCTAAACAACAAAAACCAAGCTTTTTGAAGTTTTTAGATTTTGTTGAAACAGGTAAAAAGGAAACAGAAGAAGATATTCTTAAGTCTTTCCCAGAAAACATTTTAAATCAATTTGTAAAGATACCCAATAGAAAATGGTTAGATGAAGGGATTTCAGAAAAAACTCAAAAATATTGGGAATGTTTTTTAGATGTAATAAGTCAAAGAATAATATTTCCTATCAGAGAAGAGTCGGCAGGAGAAATAGTAGGAGTAAAAGGAAGATTATTAGATGATGAGTTAATTGATAAAAATAAATATTTTCCAATATATGTTTACCCTAAAGGAAAAATACTTTTTGGAGCTTGGCAGAATGAAAAATATATAAAAGAAAAAAGTGAAGTTATAGTTGTAGAAAGCGAAAAATCTGTTATAAAGCTCTGGGGGATAGGAATTAAGAATGTAGTAGCAATAGGAGGAAAGTGCATTTCAGAAGTACAGGCAGAAAAGTTGTTGCGAATGAATGTGACAATAACTTTAGCTTTAGATAAAGATGTAACTGAGGAAGAAGTTTATGAGAACATTAAGAAACTAATGTATCCAGTAAAGACTGTAAATATCTTTATAATCAAGGATGAAGCGAATTTAATGAAAAAAGAAAAAGAATCTCCTTGTGACAATGTAGATACTTGGAGAATCTTATATAGCGTTTATAGAAAGGAAGTGCCTGTTATCGAGTGGAAAAACAATGGGTAA